Proteins from one Leptonema illini DSM 21528 genomic window:
- a CDS encoding TetR/AcrR family transcriptional regulator, with protein sequence MNSPEKRELILRCALSLIIEHGIHGTSVPDVARRAGVAAGTIYQFFQSKEQLIDTLYQELKTSMGAALLRGYDADLPYEERFRLIWKNLFFHFIEHPDEFRFLTRYVDSPIINETTRRGTDEYKPIRKLLREARRSGAIRNLNSEITLALLYGSVISLADLHLRGTPIRGKVLEETIRSCWDAVRGSAQHQ encoded by the coding sequence ATGAACAGTCCAGAAAAACGAGAACTCATCCTGCGATGCGCTCTCAGCCTCATCATCGAACACGGCATTCATGGCACGTCCGTACCCGACGTTGCCCGCCGTGCCGGAGTCGCCGCCGGGACCATCTACCAGTTCTTTCAGAGCAAAGAACAGCTCATCGACACGCTCTATCAGGAACTGAAAACCAGTATGGGGGCGGCGTTGCTGCGCGGCTATGACGCCGACCTCCCGTATGAGGAACGTTTTCGATTGATCTGGAAGAATCTCTTCTTCCATTTCATAGAACACCCCGACGAGTTTCGCTTCCTGACGCGATATGTCGATTCGCCGATCATCAACGAGACCACCCGACGCGGAACCGACGAGTACAAGCCGATACGAAAGTTGCTTCGCGAGGCAAGACGGTCGGGCGCCATCCGCAATCTGAACTCCGAGATCACGCTCGCTCTGCTTTACGGGTCGGTCATATCGCTGGCCGACCTGCATCTGCGCGGAACGCCCATCCGCGGAAAGGTGCTTGAAGAGACGATACGATCCTGCTGGGATGCGGTGCGCGGCTCAGCCCAGCATCAATAG
- a CDS encoding glycosyltransferase family 2 protein: MPDVSVIIPVRKRPQLLKEALASVLAGTVLPDEILVVLDGSREELQADAYAAEEMRSLCRSDTTLTILYGPGRGPALARNIGAARARHSLLAFLDSDDLWQPHKLQEQLAYMTQRPHLHASHCAETWLKGGTSITVPARLQPSPGRLFAESLEHCLVSASSAMIRRSTFFALGGFDPALRACEDYDLWIRYFLRHPMGMVPPIPVPHVVKRSGQWQQLSATRSIDRFRVQSLYKILQTEQLTDEQRGIVLIALKSKWNILNAQKKKYGFPDNADYDSLEKNIEPVLKAGKE; the protein is encoded by the coding sequence ATGCCCGACGTTTCCGTAATCATCCCCGTTCGCAAAAGGCCGCAGCTGCTCAAAGAGGCGCTCGCCTCGGTCCTTGCCGGCACTGTTCTACCTGACGAGATCCTCGTCGTGCTGGACGGCTCGCGCGAAGAGCTTCAAGCCGATGCCTATGCCGCTGAAGAGATGCGCTCGCTCTGCCGTAGCGACACAACGTTGACCATCCTCTACGGGCCTGGACGCGGCCCTGCTCTGGCGCGAAATATCGGAGCGGCTCGCGCCCGCCACTCTCTACTTGCCTTTCTCGATTCCGACGACCTATGGCAGCCGCATAAATTGCAGGAGCAGCTTGCGTATATGACACAGCGTCCGCACCTGCATGCGTCGCATTGCGCCGAGACATGGCTGAAGGGCGGCACATCAATCACGGTACCGGCTCGGTTGCAACCCTCTCCCGGTCGTCTTTTCGCCGAGTCTCTTGAGCACTGCCTCGTATCGGCAAGCTCCGCAATGATCCGACGTTCAACCTTCTTCGCGCTGGGCGGATTTGATCCGGCCCTGCGCGCCTGCGAGGACTACGACCTCTGGATTCGTTATTTCCTGCGACATCCGATGGGCATGGTTCCGCCGATTCCCGTTCCGCATGTGGTCAAGAGATCGGGGCAGTGGCAGCAGCTCAGCGCGACGCGCAGCATCGATCGCTTTCGCGTGCAATCCCTGTACAAGATCTTGCAGACAGAGCAATTGACAGATGAGCAGAGGGGTATCGTTCTTATTGCTTTGAAATCAAAATGGAACATCCTGAACGCTCAGAAAAAAAAATACGGATTCCCAGATAATGCGGACTATGATAGTCTGGAAAAAAACATAGAGCCTGTTTTGAAAGCAGGCAAAGAATAA
- a CDS encoding UbiA prenyltransferase family protein: protein MQKVKAYVRLIRVYQWTKSGFIFLPFVFSTKAISLVTEPFADYSLVILSEIAFAFFGFSFMASAIYVLNDWKDRELDRLDPKKKKRPLASGTVSALEGALIGVALAVSGLFLASQAGTITAGIVLAYAAMNVFYTYYGKNVLLLDVFIISVGFVLRVLAGAYAIEVEASPWLLSCTFFISLFLGFYKRYFEISNAPAEPMLGGQYRRESLKSFIDISAGLAIMTYSLYTIQGTHAGSMLYLTIPFVVMGIFRYYTLLDTPAEIDGNPSDVLLADLFLAFVIFAWVAVCFGLIFYFEYLHA, encoded by the coding sequence GTGCAAAAAGTAAAGGCTTATGTGCGGTTGATTCGCGTATATCAATGGACGAAGTCGGGCTTTATTTTCCTGCCCTTTGTCTTTTCTACAAAGGCCATCTCGCTTGTGACCGAGCCTTTTGCCGATTACTCCCTCGTCATCCTTTCTGAAATCGCCTTCGCGTTTTTTGGCTTCTCTTTCATGGCAAGCGCCATCTACGTGCTCAACGACTGGAAGGATCGCGAACTCGACCGGCTTGATCCGAAGAAAAAGAAGCGTCCGCTTGCAAGCGGGACCGTCTCTGCGCTGGAGGGGGCTCTTATCGGAGTGGCTCTTGCCGTTTCTGGATTGTTTCTCGCTTCACAGGCCGGCACGATTACCGCAGGCATCGTTCTCGCTTATGCCGCTATGAACGTCTTTTACACGTATTACGGTAAGAACGTCCTTCTGCTCGATGTCTTTATCATCTCTGTGGGTTTCGTGCTGCGTGTCCTGGCCGGCGCCTATGCCATTGAGGTGGAGGCTTCTCCGTGGCTTCTGAGCTGCACCTTTTTCATCTCGCTTTTCCTTGGATTTTACAAGCGATACTTCGAGATCTCCAATGCTCCAGCCGAACCCATGCTTGGCGGACAGTACCGGCGTGAGTCGCTGAAAAGCTTCATTGATATCTCAGCCGGTCTCGCCATCATGACCTATTCGCTGTACACGATTCAGGGAACGCATGCCGGGTCCATGCTGTATCTTACGATTCCCTTCGTCGTGATGGGAATCTTCAGGTATTACACGCTGCTTGATACGCCGGCAGAGATCGACGGCAATCCGTCTGACGTCTTGCTCGCCGATCTTTTTCTGGCTTTCGTCATCTTCGCCTGGGTGGCCGTCTGCTTCGGGCTGATCTTCTACTTCGAATATCTGCACGCTTAA
- a CDS encoding glycoside hydrolase family 2 protein — protein MVRDSSFDRQEGTTLRTPWADAIDPDNVLAEYPRPQMRRDSYLNLNGYWSYSINESETCSSYEGKILVPFSPESVLSGVQRSVRPGEYLHYHRKITLPHGFMKDRLVIHFGAVDQTATLFINDREVGTHTGGYTPFRFDITDFLTGDEIDIRLVVTDISDTGCHQTGKQRIERGGIWYTPQSGIWQTVWMESLPSTHIRDLRLTPLYHEQALKIEVDRTGTGVVSVEARLNGIVQGTARTDGDTIVLPLKELHAWTPETPHLYDLTVQCGDDVIQSYFGMRHFEMRKDAKGRTQFYLNGNPYFQTGVLDQGYYPDGLLTPPSDEAMIYDIELMKSMGFNMLRKHIKIEPLRGTIIATDWACLSGRIWLAEASARTSSFMEFSPSPVFI, from the coding sequence ATGGTAAGAGATTCGAGCTTCGATCGGCAAGAAGGCACCACGCTTCGCACACCGTGGGCGGATGCGATTGATCCGGATAACGTTCTCGCTGAATACCCTCGCCCTCAGATGCGGCGTGATAGCTATCTGAATCTGAACGGATACTGGTCTTACTCGATCAACGAGAGCGAGACCTGCTCTTCTTATGAGGGGAAAATCCTCGTTCCCTTCTCGCCTGAAAGCGTCCTGTCCGGCGTGCAGCGCTCCGTCCGCCCCGGCGAATACCTCCACTATCACAGGAAGATAACATTGCCTCACGGCTTCATGAAAGATCGACTTGTGATTCACTTCGGAGCGGTCGATCAAACGGCGACGCTTTTCATCAATGATCGCGAGGTCGGCACGCATACGGGTGGATATACGCCCTTCCGTTTCGACATTACGGACTTCTTAACGGGAGATGAGATCGACATCAGGCTTGTCGTCACCGACATCAGTGATACCGGATGCCATCAAACGGGCAAACAACGCATCGAGAGAGGAGGTATCTGGTACACGCCGCAATCGGGCATCTGGCAGACAGTCTGGATGGAAAGCCTGCCTTCTACGCATATCAGAGACCTGCGACTGACGCCGCTCTATCATGAACAGGCTCTGAAGATAGAAGTAGACCGTACAGGAACGGGCGTCGTCAGCGTAGAGGCGCGCCTCAACGGAATCGTGCAGGGTACGGCCCGGACCGACGGCGATACGATCGTTCTTCCCCTTAAAGAATTACACGCCTGGACGCCCGAGACGCCGCATCTCTATGATCTGACCGTGCAGTGCGGCGACGACGTTATCCAGAGCTATTTCGGCATGCGCCATTTCGAGATGCGAAAAGACGCAAAAGGCCGGACCCAGTTCTATCTGAACGGCAATCCGTATTTTCAGACAGGCGTCCTTGATCAGGGATATTATCCGGATGGACTGTTAACGCCACCATCCGACGAAGCGATGATCTACGATATCGAGCTGATGAAAAGCATGGGATTCAACATGCTGCGCAAGCATATCAAGATCGAGCCTCTGCGTGGTACTATCATTGCGACCGATTGGGCATGCTTGTCTGGCAGGATATGGTTAGCGGAAGCGAGCGCAAGGACATCCTCTTTCATGGAATTCTCGCCATCGCCGGTATTCATCTGA
- a CDS encoding DUF2804 domain-containing protein: MNRRITTEHPLHDENGDLIEVGYATKPLLTYDRSRIRASKFRIKEWDYYFVGNRQKGLSFVVADNGYMGVGGVTVFDFEKRHKQDCQRFSILPLGGLNLPPTSSSGRTLFKKGGMLIDMEASPEQKQITIDIDNFADRKPFHAELVLNEMPEETMVIVTPFEKRHAFYYNEKVNCMKASGGYTLGDESVDLTGNRAVLDWGRGVWTYDNTWYWSSLSVDLPDGSTFGFNLGYGFGDTSAASENMVFYKGQAHKLGEVHFGIPAKNGRDDFMSAWNFTSDDGRLALTFEPVFENRTDVNLLLIRHDAHQVFGQFTGRVVLDDGTALNIEKAFGFAEKVRNRW; encoded by the coding sequence GAAGCCGCTTCTCACCTACGACCGCAGTCGCATCCGCGCATCAAAATTTCGCATCAAAGAATGGGATTACTATTTCGTCGGTAATCGACAGAAAGGGCTATCCTTCGTCGTCGCCGATAACGGATATATGGGTGTCGGAGGCGTCACCGTATTTGATTTCGAGAAGCGTCACAAGCAGGACTGTCAGAGGTTTTCGATACTGCCGCTCGGTGGCTTGAATCTGCCCCCGACGAGCTCATCTGGCCGCACCCTCTTCAAAAAGGGAGGCATGCTCATAGATATGGAGGCGAGCCCGGAACAGAAGCAAATCACGATCGACATCGACAACTTCGCAGATAGAAAGCCATTCCATGCCGAGCTTGTTCTGAACGAGATGCCCGAAGAGACGATGGTCATCGTCACGCCTTTCGAGAAAAGGCATGCCTTCTATTATAACGAAAAGGTGAACTGCATGAAGGCCAGCGGAGGTTATACGCTTGGTGATGAGTCCGTCGATCTCACCGGCAATCGCGCCGTTCTCGACTGGGGCCGCGGCGTATGGACCTACGACAACACCTGGTACTGGAGTTCTCTATCCGTTGACCTGCCCGATGGCAGCACGTTCGGCTTCAATCTGGGTTATGGATTCGGAGATACGTCGGCGGCGAGCGAGAATATGGTCTTCTACAAGGGCCAGGCTCATAAGCTCGGCGAGGTTCATTTCGGTATTCCCGCAAAAAACGGCCGCGACGATTTTATGTCCGCCTGGAATTTCACATCGGACGACGGACGTCTTGCGTTAACCTTCGAGCCCGTTTTCGAGAATCGCACAGACGTCAATCTGCTTCTCATACGGCATGACGCTCATCAGGTCTTCGGGCAATTCACGGGCAGGGTCGTTCTCGACGACGGGACGGCGTTGAATATCGAAAAGGCCTTCGGATTTGCAGAAAAGGTACGCAACCGATGGTAA